Genomic DNA from Nitrospira sp.:
TCGGCGAGGGTCGATTTACCGTGATCGATATGGGCGATGATCGAGAAATTTCGGATGAGACTTTGCAAATCCTGGCTCATGTTCCCCAAAATCGGTTCATTATAGTGACCGCTTCCCAGGTTGTCAAAGAAATGGCCCGCCGGTATAATCCGCGCACGGCGCGGCGTTTCACGCATCGGACGCGCTCCTGCCGTGCGGTCCTTGTATCACCCTTCATCATCACATGACACGATCATCCACCCGCCCTCCGCTGGCCGCCTGGGATCACGCGTATCTCTGGCACCCTTTCACGCAGATGCAGGAATGGGAGGCCGAGACTCCGCTGATCATTGAAAAGGGCACAGGCTCCTATCTCATCGACACGGAGGGACGGAAGTATCTCGACGGCACTTCCTCGATCTGGGTGAATCTCCACGGGCATCGGCATCCACATCTCGATCGCGCGCTCACGCGGCAACTCCAACAGATTGCGCACTCCACCTTTCTCGGGCTCACGAACTCACCGGCGATCCGGCTGGCCAGAGAACTGATTCGTCTCGCGCCGAAAGGGTTGCGGCGGGTGTTCTACTCCGACAACGGCTCGACAGCGGTCGAGGTGGCGCTCAAGATGGCGGTGCAATACTGGCAGCAGGTCCAGCCCTCGGCAGGACCGAAACAGTCCTTTGCGCATTTGAAATTGGCGTACCACGGCGACACGATCGGAGCCGTCAGTGTGGGCAACATTGAACTGTTCCATGGGCGCTTCAAGCCGCTGCTGTTTCCCACGCATCAGGTCGAGCCGCCGTACTGTTATCGTTGTCCGCTCGGCCGGACGTATCCATCCTGCGACATGGCCTGCATCGATCCGCTCGAAATCTTATTGAAGACCCGGCACCGAGAGTTGGCGGGTGTCATCATCGAACCGTTGGTGCAGGCCGCCGCGGGGATGATGGTGGCCCCGCCCGGCTATCTGGCCCGCGTGCGCGAGCTCTGCACCAAGTACAAGGTGTTGCTGATCGTCGACGAAGTGGCAACCGGTTTTGGACGGACGGGCAAGATGTTCGCCTGCCAGCACGAAGGAGTGACGCCGGATCTGATGGCGATCAGCAAGGGGTTGACCGGCGGGTACATGCCGCTGGCTGCCACGCTGACGACTGAAGACATCTATCGCGCCTTCCTCGGCCGCTACGACGAATGGAAAACGTTCTTCCATGGGCACAGCTATACGGGTAATCCCCTCGGCTGTGCTCTGGCCCTCGCCAATCTCGAGATCTTCCGCCGCGAACAGACCCTCGCGCAGGTGCGGAAGAAATCGCGCCTGTTGGCTCGTCTCTTACAACCATTGGCCGAGTTGCCGCATGTGGGTGATATTCGCCAGTGCGGGTTCATGGTCGGCATCGAGTTGGTGCAGGATC
This window encodes:
- the bioA gene encoding adenosylmethionine--8-amino-7-oxononanoate transaminase, with amino-acid sequence MTRSSTRPPLAAWDHAYLWHPFTQMQEWEAETPLIIEKGTGSYLIDTEGRKYLDGTSSIWVNLHGHRHPHLDRALTRQLQQIAHSTFLGLTNSPAIRLARELIRLAPKGLRRVFYSDNGSTAVEVALKMAVQYWQQVQPSAGPKQSFAHLKLAYHGDTIGAVSVGNIELFHGRFKPLLFPTHQVEPPYCYRCPLGRTYPSCDMACIDPLEILLKTRHRELAGVIIEPLVQAAAGMMVAPPGYLARVRELCTKYKVLLIVDEVATGFGRTGKMFACQHEGVTPDLMAISKGLTGGYMPLAATLTTEDIYRAFLGRYDEWKTFFHGHSYTGNPLGCALALANLEIFRREQTLAQVRKKSRLLARLLQPLAELPHVGDIRQCGFMVGIELVQDRDSKTPYLLERRIGHRVAQACRLRGLLLRPLGNVIALVPPLSMSPRELTKMVAILHSAIRETTEPLPASP